The proteins below come from a single Corylus avellana chromosome ca3, CavTom2PMs-1.0 genomic window:
- the LOC132176584 gene encoding flavonoid 3'-monooxygenase CYP75B137-like, producing the protein MMTLISDFLPNLGNGNDQLSRLLFSLFVIFTLSCYAWIYTKNRKGTDTPPLPPGPRGLPLVGNLLSLDPDLHSYFADLAKTHGPILKLWLGNKLGIVVTSPSIARQVLKDHDLTLANRDVPAGARAVSYGGSDIVWTPYGPEWRMLRKACVLKMLSNTTLNSVYNLRRKQVRETVGYFYSRAGSPVNVGEQMFLTALNVITNMLWGGTMQGDERSSLGAEFREVVSEITENLGKPNISDFYPGLARFDLQGITKKMDGLARKFDRIFDIVIDQRLKMDREAGNISGKERNDFLQFLLKLKDEGGDSEAPMTMIHVKALLMDMVVGGTETSSNTVEFVMAEMMNKPEVMRKAQQELEAVVGKDNIVEESHIHKLPYLHAVMKETLRLHPALPLLVPHCPSDTCTVGGYTIPKGSRVFVNVWAIHRDPSIWENPLNFDPERFSNDKWDYSGNDFSYFPFGSGRRICAGIAMAERMVIFSVATLVHSFDWTLPHGAKLDLEEKFGIVLKKKTPLLAIPSPRLTHPSLYQ; encoded by the exons ATGATGACACTCATCTCAGATTTTCTGCCAAATCTTGGCAATGGAAACGACCAACTCTCACGCTTGCTTTTCTCCCTCTTCGTTATCTTCACGCTCTCTTGCTACGCCTGGATTTACACCAAAAATAGGAAGGGCACCGACACTCCACCACTGCCGCCAGGCCCACGTGGCCTCCCGTTGGTCGGGAACCTCCTCTCCCTCGACCCGGACCTCCATTCCTACTTTGCCGACCTGGCCAAGACCCACGGACCCATACTCAAGCTCTGGCTCGGCAACAAGCTTGGCATCGTGGTGACCTCCCCTTCCATCGCCCGGCAAGTGCTCAAGGATCACGATCTCACGCTCGCAAACCGCGACGTGCCCGCCGGGGCCCGGGCCGTCAGCTATGGCGGGTCGGATATTGTGTGGACCCCTTACGGGCCGGAGTGGCGGATGCTCCGAAAAGCGTGCGTGCTCAAGATGCTTAGCAACACCACCTTGAACTCCGTGTACAATCTCCGTCGTAAACAAGTCCGGGAAACTGTCGGATACTTTTACAGTCGGGCCGGGTCTCCCGTGAACGTTGGGGAGCAGATGTTCCTGACGGCGCTCAACGTGATTACCAACATGTTGTGGGGCGGGACGATGCAGGGAGACGAGAGGAGTAGCCTGGGGGCGGAGTTTAGGGAGGTGGTGTCCGAGATAACGGAGAATTTGGGGAAGCCAAACATCTCGGATTTTTATCCGGGTTTGGCCCGGTTTGATTTGCAAGGCATAACCAAAAAGATGGATGGGTTGGCCCGAAAGTTTGATCGGATTTTTGATATAGTGATTGATCAACGGCTGAAGATGGATAGAGAAGCTGGTAATATTTCTGGGAAAGAGAGGAATGATTTTTTGCAGTTTTTGCTGAAATTGAAGGATGAAGGTGGTGATTCCGAAGCACCTATGACGATGATCCACGTCAAGGCTTTGCTTATG GACATGGTGGTGGGTGGGACAGAGACGTCCTCCAACACAGTAGAGTTTGTCATGGCTGAAATGATGAACAAACCAGAGGTTATGAGGAAAGCCCAACAAGAATTGGAGGCCGTTGTTGGGAAAGACAACATCGTCGAAGAATCTCACATTCACAAATTGCCCTACTTGCACGCTGTGATGAAAGAAACGCTGCGTTTGCACCCAGCGTTGCCTCTTCTAGTCCCCCATTGCCCTAGCGACACGTGCACCGTAGGAGGCTACACAATTCCAAAAGGGTCCCGAGTGTTTGTAAATGTGTGGGCAATACATAGGGACCCTTCTATTTGGGAAAATCCATTGAATTTTGATCCCGAAAGGTTCTCCAATGATAAATGGGACTACAGTGGAAATGACTTCAGTTATTTTCCATTCGGGTCGGGTCGCCGGATATGTGCTGGAATTGCAATGGCTGAGCGGATGGTGATTTTTTCAGTTGCTACACTTGTGCATTCTTTTGATTGGACACTGCCCCATGGAGCGAAGTTGGATCTGGAAGAAAAGTTTGGGATTGTACTTAAAAAGAAGACACCTCTTCTCGCAATTCCAAGCCCAAGGCTAACTCATCCATCTCTCTATCAGTGA